Within Desulfobacterales bacterium, the genomic segment ATTACGACAAATGCAAGGGGCATGGCGAGTGCGCCCATGCCTGTCCGTCCGGCGTGTATGAGCTGAAAGCGGGTAAAACCGTGGCAACCCATATTTTTGACTGCATTGAATGCTGCACTTGTATCGAGGTGTGCCCGGAGCATGCGATTGAACACAGTTCATGTGAAGAGCATCACTAAATCGC encodes:
- a CDS encoding 4Fe-4S dicluster domain-containing protein is translated as MNIKEWQGDLITIKVDYDKCKGHGECAHACPSGVYELKAGKTVATHIFDCIECCTCIEVCPEHAIEHSSCEEHH